From the Entomomonas sp. E2T0 genome, one window contains:
- a CDS encoding DUF192 domain-containing protein — MKLVKYLLIIVLGNISQIVVADNKQLTFDKHLLTINGVQLQAELAVTDKQRQQGLMFRKSLEAGQGMLFYLDEDSMPCFWMKNTYVPLSLAFIDKHYRVLQIEQLQPESLSHVCAMQPIRYALEVPQGWFSEQRISIGMLVEGINHPIP; from the coding sequence ATGAAATTAGTAAAGTATTTGTTGATTATTGTTCTTGGAAACATATCACAAATAGTAGTAGCAGATAATAAACAGCTTACTTTTGATAAGCATTTATTAACAATTAATGGGGTGCAGTTACAGGCAGAATTAGCTGTTACGGATAAGCAGCGTCAACAAGGGTTAATGTTTCGTAAAAGTCTGGAAGCGGGACAAGGTATGTTGTTTTATTTAGATGAAGATTCAATGCCTTGTTTTTGGATGAAGAATACCTATGTTCCATTATCACTGGCTTTTATTGATAAACATTATCGAGTTTTGCAAATTGAGCAATTACAGCCAGAGAGCCTTAGTCATGTGTGTGCAATGCAGCCTATTAGGTATGCTTTAGAAGTACCGCAAGGTTGGTTTAGTGAGCAGAGAATTAGCATTGGTATGCTGGTTGAGGGAATAAACCATCCTATACCTTGA
- the hflK gene encoding FtsH protease activity modulator HflK, translated as MAWNEPGNSNNNDNDKDKNRDQDPWGKPPKNNGGNEGPPDLDEALRKVKDSFNKFLGGKKPSNNNSGRNNGGGDFAIPILPIVLIIIVVIVGFWLSKAIYVVDQQEEAVILRFGKYHDTVKPGLHIYFPPIDTKFQVNVTAERSYSKHGQMLTSDENIVEIPLTVQYRIIDLEKFVLKNDAPEQSLENATDSALRQVAGSTNMDDILTSGREKMAGDIQEELTKMLEKYETGIQVTQVNIQSATAPSDVQSAFDDVIRAREEQQKLKNEAETYQNGIVPDARGEAARIEKQSTGYREAIVDRATGEAIRFEKLLEAYQQAPKVTRERMYLETIQEILTKTSKILVTSKDGQSQLLYLPIDKLMNNQQAVPANNSATNSNFSTGINSYTPTTDSSNQRPSTTDSRTRGNR; from the coding sequence ATGGCTTGGAATGAGCCTGGTAATTCAAATAACAACGATAATGATAAAGACAAAAATCGCGATCAAGATCCTTGGGGCAAACCACCTAAAAACAATGGCGGTAACGAAGGACCTCCAGATCTTGATGAGGCTTTACGTAAAGTCAAAGATTCTTTTAACAAATTCTTAGGCGGTAAAAAACCTTCAAATAATAACTCAGGTAGAAATAATGGTGGTGGCGACTTTGCAATCCCCATACTCCCTATTGTCTTGATTATTATTGTAGTTATTGTAGGATTTTGGCTTTCTAAGGCAATCTATGTAGTAGACCAACAAGAAGAAGCTGTTATTTTACGTTTTGGTAAATACCACGATACTGTCAAACCTGGCTTACATATCTATTTTCCTCCTATAGATACTAAGTTTCAAGTCAATGTAACAGCAGAACGTTCCTACAGCAAGCATGGTCAAATGTTAACCAGTGATGAGAATATTGTTGAAATTCCACTCACTGTTCAATATCGTATTATTGATTTAGAAAAATTCGTTCTAAAAAATGATGCACCTGAGCAAAGTTTAGAAAATGCTACTGATAGTGCATTAAGGCAAGTAGCTGGCTCAACTAATATGGATGATATCCTTACCAGTGGCCGTGAAAAAATGGCGGGTGATATTCAAGAAGAATTAACTAAAATGCTTGAAAAATATGAAACAGGCATACAAGTGACTCAAGTTAATATCCAAAGTGCCACCGCACCATCTGATGTTCAATCTGCTTTCGATGATGTAATTCGTGCCCGTGAAGAGCAACAAAAACTAAAGAACGAGGCGGAAACCTATCAAAATGGTATTGTTCCTGATGCTCGAGGTGAAGCAGCACGTATTGAGAAACAATCTACTGGTTATCGTGAAGCTATTGTAGATAGAGCAACAGGGGAAGCTATTCGCTTTGAAAAACTACTGGAGGCCTATCAACAGGCACCAAAAGTAACTAGAGAACGTATGTACCTTGAAACTATTCAAGAAATACTAACAAAAACGAGTAAAATCCTAGTCACAAGTAAAGATGGACAAAGCCAATTGCTTTATCTTCCTATAGATAAATTAATGAATAATCAGCAAGCTGTACCAGCCAATAACTCTGCTACTAATAGTAATTTTAGTACTGGTATCAACTCATATACTCCAACTACTGATAGTAGTAACCAAAGACCTAGTACTACAGATTCAAGAACAAGAGGGAACCGTTAA